In Thunnus thynnus chromosome 17, fThuThy2.1, whole genome shotgun sequence, the genomic window ATCTCTCATCTTATTTTTAGCTGCATCCAGCAGCTGCCATAAGCCACTACACAGTCCCAAGAAAATCAACAAGTTGCTCTGTAAATTTGCCACACAGGAGATCAAACCTAGTCAGTCTCAGTCAATTATTGCTAGCAGATATACCTATAAAGATTTACTTCAATAGAGCTACGTCACCAGAGCAACAATGGTGAGTGTGGTGTGACTGATGCAaggatttttaattaaaataatattataataaaatatttcaaatgctCAGAGTAGTTTTTGTGGTTTGATTACagggttttattgtttttctcctgCTGATCCCAGTGGCAGTCTGCTCCCATGTGTTTCTTCCAGTTGATTGCAATGATTTGTATAACAGAGGTTTTGGTCATAGTGGAGTGTACAGCATTTACCCAGCAGGACCAGTCTCCCCAGTCCAGGTCTACTGTGACATGGGCTGTGAGGATGAACCTGATGGTGGTAAATGGACGGtatgtatatttaaatattatctATCAAATATTTGAATGCACTAAAACTCAGTTTTATCACACAGCCATTGCCACTGAATGTTCTGTAGACTACTAATATATCCCATTGCCTTGTGTTGGatcttcaaaatgttttataattctATTCTCAGTgccaaaaactgagaaaaaaagctgtttaaaaaaaaaggaatgaaatGTCCATTAGCCAAACATGCATCCGAAggaaaaacagagcagcatTAGAAGTAAAGAATATAGATGTTAAGGCTAATGAACCCACGAGCAGGACACCGAGGCAGAAGGCAGCAAGTAGAGTTGGAAAAGGATTTTATTTGCAAGGCAGTAAACTGGGAGGCTGGGGCCAAGGTCTGGGCTGGTAGCTGGGGAACCTGGGGGCTTGGGCTGGGCGTGAGACTGGGTATAGGGGATGGAGCGGGGAGCCAGGTAGAGGGATAGGCTGGGCAGAGGGAATGGAGCGGGGAGCCAGGCAGAGGGATGGGCTGTGCAGGTGAGGCAGGAGGACTGGAGACAGGGCCGGGGTCAGGCTGAGGTCTTCTACAGGCACAGAGAAACAAGAGTTAGGCAAATACTGGATACTGACAGAACAGTAACAAGCTAGGCTGGAAGCGTGACTGACTGTATGAACAGAGTCTACGATCTGGCAGTGAGTAGGAGGTTGCACCCAATATTTAAGCAGACCTCCTGATGGATGGCAGCTGTTCGCCCGACTCccacacacctgtctccactcctgcaatttggacacagacacgagagagagagagacacacacacccacacccacacacacacacacactcggagGAGGCAGAAGTGGAGGGCATGACAATAGAACCATTAATAAGGTAAACAATGAACCGGTGTTTGGCCACAAGACATTTTCATCATGATGATTAAGCAAAGTGGGAAAATTTTGGAGCTAAAGATCgctcattaaacatttaatgaagTATTTCTTTGAAGCTGGTTGTTTGGAATACCAATATAAGAAAACACAGCTGCTGACTGACTTTATTTGAGCAATGGCCCTAATAATAGATTCCACTCCAGGTCGTTCAGAGAAGAAAAGATGGCAACATTAACTTTTACCGTGGATGGGACCAGTACAGGACTGGTTTTGGACAGGCATCTGGAGAATACTGGTTGGGTAAGACTTCATTCAGATTGGTGAATTAGATTTTCTTATGTGATTCCATGAATCCACAGGTCTGAAGCATGTTGTAGAGACATTGTGTTAGTTTTTGCTCCACAGCACTGCTGAAGGCAAACCCATTGATGCTGAAGATAAATTTGGAATCACCTTTTTTGTCTATACCACTTTCCTCAAAAGTGCCTTTTCCATCCTTGTATATATGTTATCTCTGCAAGGTCTGGAGAATATTCATCTCCTCACTCAAAGGAAGAGCTATGAACTGAGGATAGAAATGGAAGACTTTGAGGGGGCAAAGGCGTACGTTCACTACTCTTCATTTTCTGTTGGTCCGGAGCAGGACGGCTACAAGCTTAGTTTTAGCGGCTTCAAAGATGGAGGAGCCGGTGAGTCTAAGAAATTGTGAAATGGTAGCTTCAATGCTTGTGTCATCAGAAATGCAAGTGTAATTCATGAGCGCAAGGCTCTATTGCCATTACAACATCCCAAGACATTAGAacaattgattttctgttgttttcaggaAATTCACTAAGTGAACATAACGGTCAGAAGTTCTCGACATTTGACAAAGACCAGGACACTCATTCCTCAAACTGTGCTAAAACCTACCTGGGAGGATGGTGGTATGGTGAATGCCACAGTGTCAACGCCAACGGGATGTACTTATGGGGCAGCTCAACCTATGGGATTGGAATTAACTGGGTGTCTTGGAAAGGATATGATTATTCCTTGAAAGCtattacaatgaaaataagacccaaaAGTTCATGAGTTTATTATGGTTAAATAttgtatgtattatttattttggtttttttttattttatttcattatatagTTGTCTTTATCATCTTTATagtatttatttctttgtgcTAGTCTGTCTGACAATAGGGTAAATCATATACAGAGTGGTACTTACTATGCAAATGACATCAAAAGTGTAATGAAGTATATGACTTTTGTAttctttttattgctttactCTTGTATTCCTTAAAATTGTAAAACATAATATCCTTGACACTTAATGAGGACAGTACATGGAAGAGTGCTTGGATGTAACATTTGTGTTATTATACAGTATTAATACATACAAATCTATAGTTAGAAAAATTGATTGCACGGCAagaaatattacataaatataaagtacAAGTATTTATCATTATGTTTACAGTTACTATACGGATAATATCCTATGGCCTGTGCTGTGTTCATTGCTGCTCAGGAAAAAAAtttgtcaccttcctgttgGATATTATacttaaaaaacacagtgacaacACATTGTAACAACTTCATTCAATCACTATCTGTTGTACCTTCTCCGTAAGATTAAAATGTATAGTCTGTGCGACTTGTCAGTCAAATCTTTATTTCTTCCCTACCCTCTTCTGCAGCATTCGCAGCACCCCAAGAGTAGCATTGAACACATTGTCATGCTTAAAGATCATCTTATAGAAAGTGTCCAGAGGGAGACGCCCCGTTGGATCTGCATGCTTCAGTGCAGTCATGGGCATGTACAGACGGTTGGTCTGGTGGCGCAGAGGGGGCTCCGTGGCTGTGATCACTTTAAGTGTTTgctgaataataaaaacaacaatatttcaaCCCTGGATGGTGCTTCCTCATTATGCATTTTCACtgtcaaaacaaatatttttggtGATCTGTTAAACCTGAATAAAATCATAGTAGTCATCACTTGCCTCTGCCACTTCCTCTGGTGTCTGTCCTAATGAGGCGAAGACCTTTCTAGAGTACGGCAGATAAATTTCACGGAAGATTCTGGCAGTCTCCTCGTCTGCCCCTGATAGATCCATGTTCTCAGCATCCTCGTACACTTTCCTTTCAAACTCTGTTATCACTGGGCCAGGTTCCACTAGAGTTGTCCTTGtgacagaaacataaaagaGATAACATATAGGTTGTACTGTTCCATTACAATCAACAAGTTTTAAACATCTTACCATTATGGGCTTACTGATAACTCAAGATTTAGTTTGATCATGGGCACTTGTGGGGTGGCTGCATTAAGTTGTTTAAGTTGATGTATTTTTCAGGACATGTAATCACTTGATGTTAAACTTCAGTGCTTGCACTGCCAGACTTTCACAAAATCCTTCCACAGCAAATTTGGAGGCAGAGTAGACATCATTGAACAGAAGCCCTGTGAAGAAATATGAGGAACCCTTTTAGCAACCTCTTAACTCTTTTAATTAACTTCTTCTTTAATTTCACagagacaaacatacacacccTGTATTCCCATAACGCTGCTCATCACCACAATATGGCCGCTCTGCCGCCGCTTCATGTCAGGCAACACCTCTTTCACCAGCCGTGCCAGGCCAAAGACATTTGTGTCAAAGAGCTCCTTCATGGCAGCGATACTTTGGCACTCCAGCGGCCCAATCATGCCGATCCCTGCATTGTTCACTGCAACAGCAGAGCATTCTACGTCATTATATGTTtgtggagaaatccaaaatTAACTTCAGATGTGTTCATGGAAGAATGTAAAAGAGAGATGCCAAACCAAGAACATCCACCCGTCTGTCTGGCAGGCTGTTGACACACTCTCTGATGGAGGCTTCACAGCAGGCATCTAATTGTTTGATTTCCAGGGTTTTGTTTAAGGAGTCACCAGCTGCTTTCTCCAATGGTCCCCGTTTCCCAAGATCCCTCATTGTGGCAACCACTGCcccaaataaaaaatgaatacactGGCTGTCAGTGGTTATTTCTGTCATCTGCTGTGTGTCATATGATGATTGAGGAGAGTGAATGGCTGACCTTTGAACCGTTTGAGCTCATCTTTGGCCAGCCGTGCAGCCACAGCCAAGCCGATGCCAGAGGAGCACCCGGTCACCAGCACCCTCCTGGTCCCCATGgctctctgacctctgacctcagggCTTAGGGAGATCCAGGCTGATCAAACAACACTGTAAACAGGGAAATTGAACTAAAGGGATATTCCTCTAACATTATGTCTTCATCATCACAAATTTGCAAAGTTCAGGTTATTCTGTGATGAACAACTTTTTGTTGAACCCATTTTTCTTAAACATGATGTGTGTACATCTATTTGGGTCACTGATTTTTCACTTTGCCTTGAATGCTATTTGAATATCCCAAGAGAACATCCATGAAAACTGTTGCATGGTCAAATGGAACGTCTTGCAGCTGCATTGGATTATGGTTTATTGATACTACTGTAAGTGAAGGAATTAGTGTCTCTGCTTTTTTATTTAAGGGTTTCAATCTGAATGATCACTGAATGCAAATTAGTGAGTCCTCTAAAATGCCTGGATTATATGTGCTCTAATCTGATTTACATATCCTGGAATGTTTATCTGCCTACAACAGCAAGCTTAGTGCTTCGTATGAGAGCTCCATTATTCACACTTGAACTCTGTCATAGGTATAATTATGTATGTGAGATATTTATTTCTCAAGACACACAACATGATAGCATATGGATGCCTCAGAGTAGCTAATGGATAACTGCTGTTTgacattaacactgaaaaaagTACTTTGTCATCTCTACAACacaagagacagaagaaaaagaaaaagctatTACAGCATATGATTTAGAGCTTCTGGCTTAAGACTCTTGAGGTGAATTTAAGTTACATCCTTGAGTTATAGTCCACGACACGTCAAACTATCAATGTTACAGATGCAAAAGCTTAAATGTAGTGTGAATTGTTCAATGATACTATGAATactatgaaaaaaaagtataaataccatgtaaagaggaaaaaactcaaattaaagtcctgcattcaaaagcACTCATCAGACTGAATGGCCCCTTCACATTGTTATATCAATGTGTATTAAAATCATGTCTTGTTATTAAGGATGACTTAGAGTAAGCAGCTTGGTCGAGGTAGGTAATTAaatccagtggtggaaagtatctaagtacatttactcaagtactgtactgtacttccactccactatatttcagagggagatATTCTTCCCCACTACATTGATTTGACATCtttagtcacttttcagatgtagatttgacacaatggatcatataacaagcttttaaaatacaacacattattaaagatgaaaccagtggtttcctaactttttggcttttgacgtcttacaaaaagcagtgtgtagttggggtcacatttcagatgtctctgagttgttaacagctccaccaaatagtgacttttccctctaaacatctcacatggtttcatttcaatagcctaaatgttaaaatgatcaaatatttcacaaaaaatcaaagattagagaaaaagtccaaaaactgaaaacagatttgtgtatcagaactttggtttttcctcttttctctcccattaatcgtctcatgacccctcaggtttatctggtgaccctttgcagggacccgacccctaggttgggaaccactggaataaaccagcttaatgtatataaagtagttcaaactagctccacctccagcagctacaaaagtaacatgctgcttacacactgatgctttagtattaataatcgaatgatgtcatatatgataatatatcagtcagagtgACCAagccactacttttactgcaatactttaactgcATTTTGCTACATattgatttttcatgcaggacttttacttgtaatggagtatttctacattgcTGTACTAGAACGTGTAAttaagtaaagaatctgaatacttcttccaccatcagagtgaaaagtaaaatatttccatcTCAAATGTAGTGGCATAGAAGTATAGAGTAGCATGGTTACTCTCAATATAGTAtgagtacctcaaaattatagtTAGGTACGGTACTTGATTGATGTAATGTCCTGTATATCACCCAAAGTGTGACACCGCAGGGGATAAAATGCAGTCGACTCTGAATACTACAGGCACTAAATCCCTCCTGGACTAGTTAACCACATCAAAGTCCAGACTTGGGTTTCTGTAGGTCTAGTTGTAGGTGGTGTTGTGGTTTACCAACCTGCAGAGCGAGCAGCGCGTCTTCCACAGAGGCAGATGTGGGAAGCAGAGACTGTGAACTATGAAGTACTCATAGAGCAGGACACGACCTAGTCACAGCGTGACAGGCGGCTACATAAGCCTAGCGATTACCTAAAATGGGTCACATAAACAGACTCAGTATGTGGGAGTTGTAGTTCCTATGCTGACCACAAGAACTCCCTTAACTACAAAACCAATAATCATAAAGTGCATTTTGAGGAGACGtcgggacatttgcagccgttttttcTGGCTACAAAACCGggtattttaacccaaaccatgatcttttcctaaccctaaccaaatgtTAAACCGTTAAATGACACGAGAAAAGCTTAAAATGCGACCAATATTGAAACGTGGTCCGTGGTTTggagaaacgttcaatgccaacgttttatgcTGGCGATTTGGTTGGGAAGAGGCTATTTCATCAGGCCATTACTATCACAAATAATTTCCctttgaaaaatacatgttaatAAAGTAATCGTCTATCGGGTGAAATTCTGAACAGTCTTATGATCTCAATtatttgcaaaaatattttaaaattgctTCACCCATCCATATCCATATCCCAAAACTGTAAATCATCCTCACACCTAGTGATGCTATAGGCTAATGTCTGCTTTGACGTTAATTAGAACATTTTTAGCAGGTAGAGACAGTTGTTACCAATACATTTATTACTGCTGTTATTTCTAATAATCACAGTCATAATGAGTAGCCAAGTACATAATATGATCAACAATATTACACTGTTGCAGTCACTTTTTTGTAATATTGCATTTCCTCTCTGTGACCACTGAAGGGCAGTAAACACTCATGATTGTAAATACTCTCAGGTCAGTTCCACCCAGCTTCAACCCAGATAGACTATGgcaaaataaaatggaaaagacagtttttttgtgtgtttctaatATTCTGTCCACCAGCGAGTATGTTAATGAAGGTGGAAAAGACATTCACAAAGCTGGTCATTATGGTTGTTTATTGGGTTGCATTACATTGTGCAGGGCTTCATATTTTATGATATGTGTACATAAGCAATACAGATACCATTAACCATAATCAGTACTAACATGATTATGAATAACTGATAGCCTAGACAGATGTTGCAAAGTTaccttaaaaaagaaagaatattaTAAGATTTTAAATAACTAAGCTATCATTTATAAGCATACAGAGcaatagtttgtttgtttaaaaaatatagaaaggACATTACACTACATTGTCAGTTACTATTTTAAACATGTggcacagaaacacataatACAATACATGTAAAGCAATGAAAAGGGAATATTTCTGTTAATAGAATAAGACAGCACTGCGCTGCAGTTATTTTACTGCGCTATCATGTCTGCACTGACGCTGATTTGAAGAATTTACTGGTTGCAGTTCCTCGCTGTCaccactagaggtcagaaaTCACTCCTGACTCTAAATACAAGCAGCGCAATAgactaataaaaaataatggacttagtcaccgtgacgtcacccattggtttgtatTGGTTTTTATTGATAAAGTAGTGCGaacatgtgtcttttttttacagtatgttactgttgttatttgtaataataatactaacaCTGAGCTGATTGAtattaatacatccatgatataTACTGATGAATTTACATACATTCAGGTCAGCAGTCACCTCCACTTATCATCAAGGCAGACACAATACcataataaaacaatcaaaGCTATTTGTAAGTATCACAGTAATAAGCTGACCATGTAGTTGCCGTTAGTGGACAAGACTGatctcattttaatttctttcattcagTCCAGGATGTAACAATTAAGGtcttaattaatttttaattgttgACAGAACTGATACCATAATTACAAACATTATTCAACACGTTGCTGTTAACCATTAGTTtatcaaaagaaaatgcattatttttttgttaattgaGTGTTGTTCCCCTATTGTAACAAGACTCATAACAACAATATGGTGATATAATTAATACAATATATCTTTCTGAATAATTTTACAAGCAAGTTTATTTACAGACAACATTATTATGAAAGGAGTTGAAAGACATGTTTATGTCATAACACTTGAGAATGTGTGAGAGCTGGACAAAGACCTGAGGGAGTGTTTCCTTTGTCCcagacaaaaagaggaaaagctGCTGCTCCACTCCAATTGCATTACGAGTACTCAGTGTTTATTCACAAAAGTGATAATAAAAGCCTTTATTGGGCTTGAAGAGATGAAGGAAGCAGGGAGGTTCTTTCCATTGTTACATTATGTGCAGTGGTTAAGACTGGCATTATAATCAAGGTGCAGAAATTACATACTGGTGATGTAGTAGAATTTCAAGCACAATATCTGAAACAATAAAAGGCTTATATAAGACTGTACAGAAAGTTTTATAGAAATTCACACCAAATGTCTAGACCTTTCCTTCTGTTACATGCCATATGTTACAACTTGTAATCTAACTATCACAAATTAGAAAGCTggagtttgttttaattatactttgtgcatattaatatttactgtctaaaaactaaaaatgaaatataaatcaaaacaatttatcttGAGAGGCTAACCCAAAGTTGTGTAGTGAGCAGGATGTCTGCAGGTCTTAAAATGCCTTAAATTCcgattttaaatttatttggaCCATGAGTCATTACTGTGAATCTTAAATTTAACATAAGAATTTAATCTGATTTAAGTTTAGAAAGAAAGATAGTCTGCACACTCGCTCATGCATTTAAAACAATCATCAATGTCAAAATTCTTTTTCAAACACCAGAGCACAAATACTTAGATTACTTATCTTCATTAAAGAGAtggagttttgtttttcattgataAGCAGAACTGAAATGTGCCAAAATATCTATGGgcacacaaagaaaatgagcacctaatattttgtaattttataagTTTGTTTAAgagtgtttcatattttttaacatctttgtTTACAATGTTTTAGTTATGGTGATCAGTTCAAATTAAATTCATACTGACTCACCTTCTTCAACAAAACCAATTATAGCATGTCTGGATTTTATAACATACACATGAACAAATCACATGAATTTTCCACGGAGCCTGATTGTGCACCAAAGCTCTCCTGTCTATTGTACATATGGGTGTGATCGTTGGACCTTTTGTTCTACGGTTGAATATCAGGGACACAACTGTGATTAGAATGGGATGAAACTCCAGGGATTTGGTGTTATGCAGGTACAAAAGAGGTATCATG contains:
- the LOC137168401 gene encoding microfibril-associated glycoprotein 4-like: MGFIVFLLLIPVAVCSHVFLPVDCNDLYNRGFGHSGVYSIYPAGPVSPVQVYCDMGCEDEPDGGKWTVVQRRKDGNINFYRGWDQYRTGFGQASGEYWLGLENIHLLTQRKSYELRIEMEDFEGAKAYVHYSSFSVGPEQDGYKLSFSGFKDGGAGNSLSEHNGQKFSTFDKDQDTHSSNCAKTYLGGWWYGECHSVNANGMYLWGSSTYGIGINWVSWKGYDYSLKAITMKIRPKSS
- the zmp:0000001048 gene encoding retinol dehydrogenase 8, with amino-acid sequence MGTRRVLVTGCSSGIGLAVAARLAKDELKRFKVVATMRDLGKRGPLEKAAGDSLNKTLEIKQLDACCEASIRECVNSLPDRRVDVLVNNAGIGMIGPLECQSIAAMKELFDTNVFGLARLVKEVLPDMKRRQSGHIVVMSSVMGIQGLLFNDVYSASKFAVEGFCESLAVQALKFNIKTTLVEPGPVITEFERKVYEDAENMDLSGADEETARIFREIYLPYSRKVFASLGQTPEEVAEQTLKVITATEPPLRHQTNRLYMPMTALKHADPTGRLPLDTFYKMIFKHDNVFNATLGVLRMLQKRVGKK